A window from Malassezia japonica chromosome 1, complete sequence encodes these proteins:
- a CDS encoding uncharacterized protein (COG:Z; EggNog:ENOG503NZ8S) has protein sequence MSGRAARPARYRPGKAPAPERDESSDDDAPEPVAAAPAPEPKLPSHTTVPAVFSAGVTIQQGDEAIRFPHGKADAQEAPAPDVDLSEYETDTEDEAEPAPEPAPAPAPAQPAMRPITASRPPPRAPAAVTLQAATVAPESESEEETESESESESESEDEPVMLKPVFVSKRNRAEAPPPSLDTTAQRASDAAERKKAAHDLAAERVQRELREQKHEEETVDVDDTDDLDPDAEFAAWRLRELGRIQRVQTEEETRRKEQEEVARRRALPESQRLKEDMEHARRTREEKRKGHQGFLQKFHHKGAFYQDMDILQRDYTESTPDAVDKSALPKIIGRTYPPF, from the exons ATGAGcggacgagcggcgcggccggcgcgctaCCGCCCCGGcaaggcgcctgcgcctgagCGCGATGAgtcgtcggacgacgatgcgccggagcctgtggccgcggcgcctgcgcctgagCCGAAGCTACCGAGTCATACGACGGTGCCGGCCGTATTCTCGGCAGGCGTCACGATCCAGCAAGGCGACGAAGCGATTCGGTTTCCGCACGGCAAGGCGGACGCACAGgaagcgcctgcgcccgatGTCGACTTGAGCGAATATG AAACGGAtaccgaggacgaggcagagcctgcgcctgagcctgcgcctgcgcccgcaCCCGCGCAGCCTGCGATGCGCCCGATTACCGCGAGCCGGCCGCCCccacgcgcgcctgcggcaGTGACGCTCCAAGCGGCGACCGTCGCGCCCGAGAGCGAGTCGGAGGAAGAGACCGAGAGTGAGAGTGAGAGCGAGAGTGagagcgaggacgagccCGTAATGCTCAAGCCCGTCTTTGTGTCCAA GCGCAACCGAGCCGAGGCGCCTCCTCCCTCTCTCGATACCACGGCCCAGCGTGCGTCCGATGCGGCTGAGCGTAAAAAAGCCGCGCACGATCTCGCGGCGGAAcgtgtgcagcgcgagctccgtgAGCAGAAGCACGAGGAGGAGACGGTCGACGTGGACGATACCGACGATCTCGACCCTGACGCGGAGTTTGCCGCGTGGCGTCTTCGCGAGCTGGGCCGGAtccagcgcgtgcagacCGAAGAGGAGAcgcggcgcaaagagcaggaagaggtcgcgcggcggcgtgcgctcccCGAGTCGCAGCGCCTCAAGGAAGATATggagcacgcgcggcgcacgcgcgaggagAAGCGCAAAGGGCACCAAGGTTTCCTGCAAAAGTTCCACCACAAAGGCGCGTTCTACCAGGACATGGATatcctgcagcgcgactATACCGAGTCGACGCCCGACGCGGTCGACAAGTCGGCGCTGCCCAAGATCAT TGGACGTACGTATCCCCCATTTTGA
- a CDS encoding uncharacterized protein (EggNog:ENOG503P1YK; COG:U) produces MTLGSVVATAPTIGSNTEMFEYKNLKFMLWDVGGQTSLRSSWAQYLTATNALIYVVDSNDRDRVALARSELHRIAADENLAKAPILVWANKQDVKGAMTASEISDALNLSAFRERTWQIFGCSALTGKGLTPGLDWLATTLTSKTP; encoded by the exons ATGACGCTTGGGTCGGTGGTggcgaccgcgccgacgatcgGGTCCAACACCGAGATGTTTGAATACAAGAACCTCAAGTTTATGCTGTGGGATGTGGGCGGGCAgacgtcgctgcgctcaaGCTGGGCGCAGTACCTTACTGCGACGAACGCG CTGATCTATGTCGTGGATAGCAACGATCGCGACCGTGTCGCACTCGCACGTTCCGAGCTGcaccgcatcgccgcggacgagaatttggccaaggcgccgatCCTCGTGTGGGCAAACAAGCAGGACGTAAAAGGCGCCATGACCGCCTCCGAAATCTCCGACGCACTCAACCTGTCCGCCTTCCGCGAGCGGACATGGCAGATCTTTgggtgctcggcgctcaCCGGAAAGGGCCTTACGCCGGGCCTCGACTGGCTCGCGACGACACTCACGAGCAAGACACCATAG
- the SWR1 gene encoding DNA helicase (COG:K; COG:L; EggNog:ENOG503NVPE) yields the protein MEDRVEATSTDPIVAAETAHGHAPPANDAPAPPPGAEPAPDTPQAVPAGDGSAPAKRSRGDPERKRRRLDSELSFSSPGRAFQIDQAEEPAPAPKQEEGVRHSSRTHRPSRLALESDAYPRARRASAEPKNAPQDDAARLERCRALEAQIVRKDLDSTFKEHDALVRELYHLTKFVTLTSYNPQDAQEDKSEVFLQFQSHYDLAARLLEAKSPGSTRSTRRSTTEHRKALGLGTPPSAPSGPSTPPSGPSGTRPSRSTSTEARRGAAPRKRHEAPLAGDEQIGLVPLSSAKLNPRHPPRLPLMSPLQRPQPAAHGGSLAAFFQSYAMWDDDVVTAATREQRIAREIQLYQRLDQLRQQGKTLEPSGTISLQKLKPQEAQREKAHHDHMLDGVVFRARRMHQSVKGRIQLAKKVSRMVAAYWERSLHSDEREQKLEEKRQRALAKWTMREVSRQWKLAITVVRAQKQAIEKAEREKLGKKQLQAIIEQSTQMLETQHAELSMRYSDEEEDEDEDEDEEDEGDEEEEDEEDEDEEVEDEENEEDEEDEEELASEATPSEALADVSVQENMDQEDANLEQQMWQDDIEDASEDDDLAADADLPIEELMKKYGYGGDGLQPPSLAPKEKGEEDDEEDEEEEDEEEEDEEEEDEDEEDEEVEDEEEEDEEDKDEDEAENDQVDDIKLTSSVNEASSTPPTEPKIQVIDSKDDSPSDADKAQESDSKRAKNKSDSPSDDSLPLVRPPFLLRGTLRPYQQKGMEWLVSLYNNNVNGILADEMGLGKTIQTIALLAHLACDRGIWGPHLIVAPTSVMLNWEMEFKKFLPGFKILSYYGTQKQRKAKRVGWNTENSFNVCITSYQLVLADQHIFRRKPWMYLVLDEAHHIKNFRSQRWQTLLGFNSQRRLLLTGTPLQNNLMDLWSLMYFLMPQGIAEVAAASGAFSNMKDFQDWFSNPLGRAAENAESMDEETRQTVAKLHTVLRPYVLRRLKSDVEREMPKKYEHVLPCRLSKRQRFLYNDFMSRAKTRESLASGNYMSIINCLMQLRKVCNHPDLFEPRPTVTAFVQSRSAAADYEIKELLVRRRLLQESDDKVNLGLLNLQFTDREPLLTPLATRRYRNLQASDAIANVAPPAPAPPLSATSASDLRQALVQKRAIDAYEHAQHLAYLNRFRCDVQPIYGRGVLRMAKAMQTSPLLPMDIVANNTASYWTRSDALSDAVLSYHQRSAQMADTLTRFAFATPPAVAQGVAQAALPGVDADALALRSPALDPLHRAAVQLNVSFPDASLLQYDCGKLQQLDVLMRRLVPNGHRILIFTQMTKVLDILEKFFNYQGYRYLRLDGATKVEQRQVLTERFNRDTRISAFILSTRSGGLGINLVGADTVLFYDLDWNAAIESQCMDRAHRIGQTRDVHIYRFVSEHTIEENMLRKANQKRRLDSMVIQQGEFTTEHLMRNDWRDMLDENGTSLGGVRVGDETDTRSDREVDRAFLAAEDAEDAAAAHAAQEEMQLDQADFAAESVPHTDAPAPPREATEERTDESPAPEEDLVGSVDDYMLKMVEADWEFFGA from the coding sequence ATGGAGGATCGAGTTGAGGCGACGTCCACAGACCCTATTGTCGCTGCGGAGACGGCACACGGGCATGCGCCACCGGCGAAcgatgcgcctgcgccaccACCAGGCGCCGAGCCCGCGCCAGACACGCCGCAGGCCGTCCCGGCGGGAGATGGGTCCGCCCCAGCAAaacgctcgcgcggcgatcccgagcgcaagcggcgccgGCTGGACAGCGAGCTGAGCTTCTCCAGCCCCGGCCGCGCGTTTCAGATTGACCAGGCAGAGgagccggcgcctgcgccaaaACAGGAAGAGGGCGTGCGCCATTCttcgcgcacgcaccgtcCGTCGCGCCTCGCACTCGAGAGCGACGCATACCcccgggcgcgccgtgcatcCGCCGAGCCGAAAaacgcgccgcaggacgacgcagcgcgcctcgagcggtgccgcgcgctcgaggcgcagatcGTGCGAAAAGACCTCGACTCGACGTTCAAGGAGCACGACGCACTCGTTCGCGAGCTCTATCACCTTACCAAGTTTGTGACACTCACTTCGTACAACCCGCAGGACGCACAGGAGGACAAGAGCGAGGTGTTTTTGCAGTTCCAGTCGCACTATGACCTCGCCGcccgcctcctcgaggccAAGAGCCCCggatcgacgcgctccacgcggcgctccacgACGGAGCACCGCAAGGCTCTGGGGCTGGGAACACCACCTTCCGCGCCATCGGGGCCGAGCACGCCACCATCAGGGCCGTCGGgcacgcgcccgtcgcggtccaccagcaccgaggcgcggcgcggcgccgcgcctcggaaacgccacgaggcgccgctcgcgggcgacgagcaGATCGGCCTCGTGCCGCTGTCGAGCGCCAAGCTCAACCCCAGGcacccgccgcgcctgccgctcATGTCCCCGCTGCAGCGGCCGCAGCCAGCGGCACacggcggctcgctcgcCGCCTTTTTCCAGTCGTATGCGATGTGGGACGACGACGTGGTCACGGCTGCAACacgcgagcagcgcattgcGCGCGAGATCCAGCTGtaccagcgcctcgaccagctccgGCAGCAGggcaagacgctcgagccgagcggcacgatCTCGCTCCAAAAGCTCAAGCCgcaagaagcgcagcgcgaaaAGGCGCACCACGACCACATGCTCGATGGGGTCGTATTCCGCGCACGGCGGATGCACCAGTCCGTCAAGGGACGTAtccagctcgccaagaagGTGTCGCGCATGGTCGCAGCCTACTGGGAGCGCTCGCTGCAtagcgacgagcgcgagcaaaAGCTCGAGGAAAAGCGGCAGCGTGCACTTGCCAAGTGGACGATGCGCGAAGTAAGCCGCCAGTGGAAGCTGGCGATCACCGTCGTCCGCGCGCAGAAACAGGCGATTGAAAAGGCAGAGCGCGAAAAACTGGGCAAGAAACAACTGCAGGCGATTATCGAGCAGAGCACACagatgctcgagacgcAACACGCTGAGCTTTCGATGCGGTACAGCGATGAGGAGGAGGATGAAGATGAGGATGAAGACGAGGAGGATGAAGGGGAtgaagaggaagaggacgaagaggatGAGGATGAAGAAGTTGAGGATGAGGAAAACGAagaggacgaagaggacgaggaagaACTTGCCTCGGAAGCTACGCCCTCGGAAGCCCTGGCCGATGTCTCGGTGCAAGAGAACATGGACCAGGAGGATGCGAATCTTGAGCAGCAAATGTGGCAAGACGACATCGAAGATGCGTCTGAAGACGATGACCTTGCCGCGGATGCAGATCTTCCTATCGAGGAGCTCATGAAAAAGTACGGCTATGGTGGAGACGGTCTGCAGCCCCCCTCTTTGGCCCCCAAGGAAAAGGGcgaggaagacgacgaagaggacgaagaagaagaggatgaagaagaggaggacgaagaagaggaggacgaggacgaagaggatgaggaggtcgaggatgaggaggaggaagacgaggaggacaaagacgaggacgaggctGAAAACGACCAAGTCGACGACATCAAACTCACCTCGTCCGTCAACGAAGCCTCTTCTACACCCCCTACCGAGCCCAAGATCCAAGTGATCGACTCCAAAGATGACTCTCCGTCGGACGCGGACAAAGCCCAGGAATCCGACAGCAAACGCGCCAAGAACAAGTCCGACTCGCCGTCGGATGACTCGCTTCCCCTGGTGCGCCCTCCCTTCCTTCtacgcggcacgctgcgtcCCTACCAGCAAAAAGGTATGGAGTGGCTCGTGAGTCTGTACAACAACAACGTAAACGGCATtctcgccgacgagatGGGTCTCGGCAAGACGATCCAGACCATCGCCCTCCTTGCGCACCTTGCGTGCGACCGCGGCATTTGGGGCCCTCACCTGATTGTCGCGCCGACCAGTGTCATGCTGAACTGGGAGATGGAATTTAAAAAGTTCCTTCCCGGCTTCAAGATCCTCTCCTACTACGGCACACAGAAGCAGCGCAAAGCAAAGCGTGTTGGTTGGAATACCGAGAACAGCTTCAACGTGTGCATTACGTCCTACCAGCTTGTGCTCGCCGATCAGCACATCTTCCGGCGCAAGCCGTGGATGTACCTagtgctcgacgaggcgcaccaTATCAAAAACTTCCGGTCGCAGCGCTGGCAGACCCTCCTCGGCTTCAACTcgcagcgccggctgcTCCTCACCGGTACGCCGCTGCAGAACAACCTGATGGATTTGTGGAGTCTCATGTACTTCTTGATGCCTCAAGgcatcgccgaggtcgctgcggcgagcggcgcgttcTCCAACATGAAAGACTTCCAGGACTGGTTTTCCAACCCactcggccgcgctgcggaGAACGCCGAGTCGATGGACGAAGAGACGCGGCAGACGGTCGCCAAGCTACACACCGTCCTGCGCCCCTatgtgctgcgccgcctcaaGTCGgatgtcgagcgcgagatgcCGAAAAAATACGAGCACGTCCTTCCGTGCCGTCTTTCGAAGCGGCAACGGTTCTTGTACAATGACTTTATGTCGCGCGCCAAGACCCGCGAGAGTCTCGCGAGCGGCAACTACATGAGCATTATCAACTGCCTcatgcagctgcgcaaggtgTGCAACCACCCTGACCTCTTTGAGCCTCGGCCTACCGTGACTGCCTTTGTGCAgagccgctcggcggcggcagacTATGAGATCAAAGAGCTACTcgtccgccgccggctATTGCAAGAGTCGGATGACAAGGTGaacctcggcctgctcaaTCTCCAGTTTACGGACCGCGAGCCGCTTctgacgccgctcgcgacgcgccgctaTCGCAACTTGCAGGCCTCGGATGCCATCGCCAAtgtcgcgccgcccgcacctgcgccgccgctcagCGCGACGTCTGCGAGTGAtctgcgccaggcgctggtACAGAAGCGCGCGATCGACGCCTACGAGCACGCACAGCACCTTGCGTACTTGAACCGCTTCCGGTGCGACGTGCAGCCCATCTACGGCCgtggcgtgctgcgcatgGCCAAGGCGATGCAGACGTCTCCCCTCCTTCCGATGGACATTGTGGCGAACAACACGGCGTCGTACTGGACGCGCAGCGATGCCCTTAGCGACGCTGTGCTCTCCTACCACCAACGGAGTGCGCAGATGGCCGATACGCTGACGCGGTTTGCGTTTGCGACGCCCCCCGCGGTCGCGCAAGGCGTCGCCCAAGCAGCGCTGCCTGGTGTTGATgcggacgcgctcgcgctgcgctcgcctgCACTCGACCCTCTGCATCGTGCTGCGGTGCAGCTCAACGTGTCGTTCcccgacgcgtcgctgctgcagtACGACTGTGGcaagctgcagcagctcgacgtgctgatgcggcgcctcgtgccGAACGGCCATCGGATCCTGATCTTTACGCAAATGACCAAGGTCTTGGACATCCTTGAAAAGTTCTTCAACTACCAAGGCTATCGCTACCTCCGTCTGGACGGTGCGACCAAAGTCGAGCAACGCCAGGTGCTCACCGAGCGCTTCAaccgcgacacgcgcatTTCCGCCTTTATTTTGAGCACGCGTtccggcggcctcggcattAATTTGGTCGGTGCCGACACGGTGCTCTTTTATGATCTCGACTGGAACGCCGCGATCGAGTCGCAGTGCATGGACCGCGCGCACCGTATCGGccagacgcgcgacgtgcacaTTTACCGCTTTGTCAGCGAGCATACGATCGAGGAGAATATGCTACGCAAGGCGAACCAAAAGCGCCGCCTGGACAGCATGGTGATCCAACAGGGCGAGTTTACTACGGAGCACCTCATGCGCAACGACTGGCGCGacatgctcgacgagaacggcacgtcgctcggcggtgtgcgcgtcggcgacgagacCGACACGCGTTCGGACCGCGAGGTGGACCGCGCGTTCCTCGCGGCGGAAGACGCGGAGGAtgctgccgcggcgcatgccgcTCAAGAAGAAAtgcagctcgaccaggccgACTTTGCGGCAGAAAGCGTGCCGCATACGGACGCTCCAGCCCCCCCACGCGAAGCTACCGAAGAACGCACCGACGAGTCACCTGCGCCCGAAGAAGACTTGGTCGGCTCTGTCGATGACTACATGCTGAAGATGGTCGAAGCCGACTGGGAATTCTTTGGGGCATAG
- a CDS encoding uncharacterized protein (EggNog:ENOG503P7QB; TransMembrane:3 (n7-18c25/26o35-55i67-86o98-119i); COG:S): MTVFPSLAAVSGAVAVAFGAFGAHALKDKFNPHQAASWSTAVHYQFVHSLALLYVSSQAPLTGASLLASYAFTTGITLFSGSIYALCTLPAGHGARKLFGPVTPLGGLSFIVGWLALAFSKYTAVAARATRQSLKETERVAAERRSQQALRYQNWKDGKPSEQHNLGFGK, translated from the exons ATGACCGTCTTTCCGTCGCTGGCTGCTGTCTCGGGCGCTGTTGCCGTTGCTTTTGG TGCTTTCGGCGCACATGCTCTGAAGGACAAGTTCAACCCCCACC AGGCCGCCTCCTGGTCGACCGCCGTGCACTACCAGTTTGTGCActcgcttgcgctgctgtaCGTGTCCTCGCAGGCCCCCCTGACGGGCGCGTCCCTGCTTGCGAGCTACGCCTTCACGACGGGTATTACGCTGTTCAGCGGCTCGATCTATGCTCTGTGCACGCTGCCCGCCGGTCACGGCGCACGTAAGCTTTTTGGCCCTGTGACGCCTCTCGGTGGCCTGTCGTTCATCGTGGGCTGGCTTGCGCTTGC GTTCAGCAAGTACACGGCCgttgccgcgcgcgcgacccGTCAGTCTCTGAAGGAGACGGAGCGTGTcgccgctgagcgccgcagccaGCAGGCCCTGCGCTACCAGAACTGGAAGGATGGCAAGCCCAGCGAGCAG CACAACCTCGGCTTCGGCAAGTAA
- a CDS encoding uncharacterized protein (EggNog:ENOG503Q4ZU; COG:U; COG:Y) gives MFGSSHSRQRAQDSSMWLADGSHTQSTPKGSQETEVPQKSGLMQSIGSRLLRAVPWSSPRRSVLPTHDEPTPPKRPRIEQVQHTPERASYTPAKSTLPPPNYTPDRTALFARAATPSALRSRGQLTPARARALPGGQGIPASASTGGLTPGKSSWSTLHLGPTQTPSLSTHPSLRDFVPQKSSASPRLPVKTPRAPAKDAPLPASASHSSVLGKRDETAAEVEHEDTPSARKRRMVWDPEMGFVDADDLEARRPKPPPPQNEAERILRALESMRTPLGDARREGIVRSQSMPSWHTSSISVPLPTTDTNTSPASRSPARSIAPHSRSTQRIQQLRRTQVGQKPSMRSKLRNSVQASEIYDHVTPDEEEQVAHEVLGLDDDAMREEELEMPVEAPVRRSRRTKAKTKATQTETEPEAPKPAKAEAPAKAEAPVPPAQPEPKAEAPAKKDNFSVRADDEPDSKRSVLRQGSTKQSRRHAPSGRITAFDDDEEEDDMPQSEELEKIKLPTSLFPTNFSFETEKKEAKAAAPAPPAETTPKDSGSLLGRLSAPQPSTTPAKAPAAGSTLFGAKPAEDKPQDKGSSFFAAPPASTSSSLSTEKNDGPVPSFFGKPAAPSEPKGSLGLASAFGKPAEDKSSSFSFGAPKPAEDKPAEAPKPSAFSFGNDKPADKPAEAPKPAGGFSFGSKPADDKPAPAADKPAGGFSFNKPAEDKPSGFSFGAPKPAEDKPSGFSFGAPKPAEENKDKPASGFSFGAPKPTEENKDKPASGFSFGAPKPAEENQDKPASGFSFGAPKPADENKEKPTNGFSFGAPKPADENKDKPAGGFSFSKPAEAKPSGFSFGAKPAEQPALSFGAKPDEGKDKPAFAFTAKPTESEKPAASGFSFGSKPDAPAAPDASSTGPKPTFGFGGATDSAKDTEKSAPFSFASADKKPEESKPSAFGAADAKPGFSFGAPADKAPQFGEKRDRDEDEPASKRAAPGLSAAAAPFTLGKPAEKPAVSFGAKSDTPAFGAKPAESAPSFGFGAKPDTPTFGAKPTETPAFGTKPAETPAFGFGAKPAEAPGAKPADTPSFSFGAKPDGDKPAFAFGSAPASAPGSSGSSPAPTTSFSFTNNEAKPSFAFGTSAEASPASGSPAPFAFNAGAPATGFGAPGGFSGPASPAPATTPTTSFSFTQNTPAAPNFTFAGPAAAGSPAPFAFGTGTPPPQPTTPSTFAFNAPSPAPPAFGFGNTSAPGSPAPPSFGTPPPGAGGGLFNMGAPPAAAPGGRQIKPLRQPRRR, from the exons ATGTTTGGCTCGTCGCACTCGcgccagcgtgcgcaggatAGCTCCATGTGGCTAGCCGACGGGTCACACACCCAGAGCACGCCAAAAGGCTCACAGGAGACCGAAGTGCCGCAGAAAAGCGGCCTCATGCAGAGTATCGGCAGCCGCCTGCTGCGGGCCGTTCCCTGGTCGAGTCCCCGGCGGAGCGTGCTGCCTACGCACGACGAACCTACGCCTCCGAAACGACCCAGGATTGAACAGGTACAGCACACGCCTGAGCGTGCGTCGTATACACCCGCCAAATCGACGCTACCGCCGCCAAACTATACGCCGGATCGCACCGCACTCTTTGCTCGTgctgcgacgccgagtgcactgcgcagccgcggccaGCTGAcgcctgcgcgtgcgcgcgcatTGCCTGGAGGACAGGGTATCCCTGCAAGCGCGTCGACTGGCGGCCTGACGCCGGGCAAGTCGTCTTGGAGCACACTGCATCTCGGCCCGACGCAGACGCcgtcgctctcgacgcACCCTTCGCTCCGCGACTTTGTGCCACAaaagagcagcgcgtcgccgcgacTGCCCGTCAAGacaccgcgcgcgccggcgaagGATGCACCGCTCCCTGCCTCGGCATCACACAGCTccgtgctcggcaagcgcgaCGAGACTGCTGCCGAGGTTGAGCACGAGGATacgccgtcggcacgcaagcgccgcatggTCTGGGACCCCGAGATGGGCTTTGTCGATGCtgacgacctcgaggcacgccgccccaagccgccgccgccccagAACGAGGCCGAACGCAttctgcgtgcgctcgaaaGCATGCGtacgccgctcggcgacgcgcgtcgcgaaGGCATCGTGCGATCGCAGTCGATGCCGTCGTGGCAcacctcgtcgatctcGGTCCCGCTGCCGACCACGGATACGAATacgtcgccggcgtcgcgctcgccggcgcgcagcattgcgccgcactcgcgctcgacgcagcgcatccagcAACTACGTCGCACGCAGGTAGGCCAGAAGCCCAGCATGCGCTCAAAGCTGCGCAACTCGGTGCAGGCCAGCGAGATTTACGACCACGTCACACCGGACGAAGAGGAACAAGTCGCACACGAAGTGcttggcctcgacgacgatgcgATGCGCGAAGAAGAGCTCGAGATGCCTGTCGAGGCGCCTgtccgccgctcgcgccgtaCCAAGGCCAAGACAAAGGCGACACAAACCGAAaccgagcccgaggcgccgaagccggccaaggccgaggcgcctgccaaggccgaggcgcccgtgccgcctgcgcagcccGAGCCCAAGGCGGAGGCGCCTGCCAAAAAGGACAACTTCTCGGTGCGTGCGGACGACGAACCGGACAGCAAGCGGTCCGTGCTCCGCCAAGGCTCGACCAAGCAGAGcaggcggcacgcgccgtcTGGCCGTATTACCGCATTTGACgatgacgaggaggaggacgatATGCCCCAGTCAGAGGAGTTGGAAAAGATCAAGCTGCCTACGAGCCTCTTCCCGACGAACTTTTCGTTCGAGACCGAGAAGaaggaggccaaggcggcagctcctgcgcctcctGCCGAGACGACGCCCAAGGACTCTGGCTCGCTGCTTGGCCGCctgagcgcgccgcagccgtcgacgacgccggccaaggcgcctgccgccggCTCGACGCTCTTTGGCGCGAAGCCGGCCGAGGACAAGCCCCAAGACAAGGGCTCGTCGTTCtttgcggcgccgcccgcgagcaccagcagctcgctgaGCACCGAGAAGAACGATGGACCGGTGCCCTCGTTTTTCGGCAAGCCCGCTGCTCCGTCCGAGCCCAAGGgctcgctcggccttgCAAGTGCGTTTGGCAAACCCGCCGAGGACAAGTCGAGCAGTTTCTCGTTCGGTGCGCCCAAGCCTGCCGAGGACAAGCCTGCCGAGGCCCCCAAGCCGAGCGCGTTCTCGTTCGGCAATGACAAGCCGGCGGACAAGCCTGCCGAGGCACCCAAGCCCGCGGGTGGCTTTTCGTTCGGTTCCAAGCCCGCCGACGAcaagcctgcgccggcggccgacaAGCCTGCCGGCGGCTTTTCGTTCAACAAGCCTGCCGAGGACAAGCCGAGCGGGTTTTCATTTGGCGCGCCCAAGCCCGCCGAGGACAAGCCGAGCGGTTTCTCGTTTGGCGCGCCGAAGCCTGCCGAAGAAAACAAGGACAAACCTGCCAGCGGCTTTTCATTCGGTGCGCCGAAGCCTACAGAAGAGAACAAGGACAAGCCTGCGAGCGGCTTTTCATTCGGCGCGCCCAAGCCCGCCGAAGAGAACCAGGACAAGCCTGCCAGCGGCTTCTCGTTTGGCGCACCCAAGCCTGCGGACGAGAACAAGGAAAAGCCTACCAACGGCTTCTCGTTTGGCGCGCCGAAGCCTGCGGACGAGAACAAGGACAAGCCTGCCGGTGGCTTTTCGTTCAGCAagcccgccgaggccaagccgAGCGGCTTTTCGTTCGGCGCCAAGCCTGCTGAGCAGCCTGCCCTCTCGTTCGGTGCAAAGCCGGACGAAGGCAAGGACAAGCCCGCGTTCGCATTCACTGCGAAACCCACCGAATCCGAGAAGCCAGCGGCGTCTGGCTTCTCGTTTGGATCCAAGCCGGATgcgccagcggcgcctGACGCGTCCAGCACGGGTCCCAAGCCCACGTTTGGCTTCGGCGGAGCAACCGACTCTGCCAAGGATACCGAAAAGTCCGCACCATTCTCCTTTGCTTCTGCGGACAAGAAACCGGAAGAGAGCAAGCCGAGTGCGTTTGGCGCGGCCGATGCAAAGCCCGGCTTCTCGTTCGGCGCGCCAGCCGACAAGGCCCCGCAGTTTGGCGAGAAGCGtgaccgcgacgaggacgagcctGCCTCgaagcgtgcggcgcctggcctgagcgcggccgctgcgccatTTACCCTTGGCAAGCCGGCCGAGAAGCCGGCGGTGTCGTTTGGCGCCAAGTCCGACACGCCCGCGTTTGGCGCAAAGCCCGCCGAGAGCGCGCCATCTTTTGGCTTTGGCGCGAAGCCGGACACTCCCACGTTTGGCGCGAAGCCCACCGAGACGCCCGCGTTTGGCACAAAGCccgccgagacgcccgCGTTTGGCTTCGGAGCCAagcctgccgaggcgcccggAGCCAAGCCCGCCGACACGCCTTCGTTCTCGTTCGGCGCCAAGCCCGACGGTGACAAGCCCGCATTTGCTTTTGGCTCCGCACCCGCCTCTGCGCCCGGCTCGtccggctcgtcgcccgcACCGACGACCAGCTTCTCGTTTACGAACAACGAGGCAAAGCCCAGCTTCGCGTTCGGCACGTcggccgaggcgagccCCGCCAGCGGCTCTCCTGCGCCGTTCGCATTCaacgccggcgcgccggcgacgggCTTTggtgcgccgggcggctTCAGCGGCCCCGCGTCACCCGCGCCTGCGACAACGCCCACCACATCGTTCTCCTTTACGCAAAACACGCCAGCGGCACCCAACTTTACGTTTG CGGGGCCCGCCGCTGCGGGCTCCCCTGCGCCGTTCGCCTTTGGCACCgggacgccgccgccgcagcctacgacgccgagcacgttTGCCTTTaatgcgccgtcgcccgcgccgccggccttTGGCTTTGGCAACACTTCGGCGCCCGGCTCGCCGGCCCCCCCGAGCTttggcacgccgccgcccggaGCTGGTGGTGGCCTGTTTAATAtgggtgcgccgcctgcggccgcgcctgGCGGCCGGCAAATCaagccgctgcgccagcctcgtcgacgttaG